Proteins from one Pseudoalteromonas undina genomic window:
- the murC gene encoding UDP-N-acetylmuramate--L-alanine ligase, with protein sequence MRRIETIHFVGIGGAGMGGIAEVLAFEGYRITGSDIAHSAMTERLIQAGAEVFIGHHENNVKDANVVVVSSAIDKTNPEIQAAQAARIPVVRRAEMLAELMRFRHGIAIAGTHGKTTTTSLIASIYAQAGLDPTFIIGGLLNSAGSNAKVGKSDFLIAEADESDASFLHLQPMVSVITNIEEDHMETYGGSLEKMKDTYVEFIHNLPFYGLAVVCIDSDVAAELIPRFGRPVITYGESQDADYRMSEFSQTANTCQFTVTNKQGESLTAKLNMPGKHNALNATAAIAVAKDQNIANHAILAALGTFEGIGRRFQHYGEFENECGNVMLVDDYGHHPSEVAATITAAREGWPDKRLVMVYQPHRYTRTRDLYEDFVKVLAEVDQLLLLDVYSAGEEPIVGADSKSLCRSLRQRGKEPLHVASSSELAGVLANCLQNNDLVLTQGAGNIGQLVKSLAATNMSIEKLKQGEV encoded by the coding sequence ATGCGCCGCATTGAAACTATTCATTTTGTAGGAATAGGTGGTGCAGGTATGGGCGGTATTGCAGAAGTATTGGCTTTTGAAGGTTACCGTATTACCGGCTCGGATATAGCGCATAGCGCCATGACCGAGCGTTTAATTCAAGCGGGCGCTGAAGTATTTATTGGCCATCATGAAAATAATGTAAAAGACGCTAATGTGGTGGTGGTTTCAAGTGCAATTGATAAAACAAACCCTGAAATTCAAGCCGCGCAAGCTGCGCGTATTCCGGTGGTTCGCCGTGCAGAAATGTTAGCTGAGCTGATGCGTTTTCGTCATGGTATTGCCATTGCCGGTACCCATGGTAAAACCACAACAACTAGTTTAATTGCCAGCATTTATGCACAAGCAGGGCTCGATCCAACCTTTATTATTGGCGGTTTATTAAATAGTGCTGGCAGCAATGCTAAAGTAGGCAAAAGCGACTTTTTAATCGCTGAAGCGGATGAAAGCGATGCTTCATTTTTGCATTTACAGCCAATGGTATCGGTGATCACTAATATTGAAGAAGATCACATGGAAACTTACGGCGGCAGCTTAGAAAAAATGAAAGATACTTATGTTGAATTCATTCATAACCTGCCGTTTTACGGGCTAGCTGTAGTGTGTATAGATTCAGACGTTGCCGCAGAATTAATACCTCGCTTTGGTCGTCCGGTGATCACTTATGGTGAATCGCAAGATGCTGATTATCGAATGAGTGAATTTAGCCAAACAGCCAATACATGCCAATTTACTGTTACTAATAAACAAGGCGAGAGTTTAACCGCCAAGTTAAATATGCCAGGTAAACACAATGCCCTAAATGCAACCGCAGCGATTGCGGTGGCAAAAGATCAAAACATAGCTAATCATGCAATTTTAGCGGCATTAGGTACTTTTGAAGGCATTGGCCGTCGTTTTCAGCATTATGGTGAATTTGAAAACGAATGCGGTAATGTGATGTTAGTAGATGACTATGGTCATCACCCATCAGAAGTGGCAGCTACCATCACCGCAGCGAGAGAAGGCTGGCCTGATAAGCGTTTAGTGATGGTTTATCAGCCGCATCGCTATACTCGTACTCGCGATTTATACGAAGATTTTGTGAAAGTACTCGCCGAGGTTGATCAGTTGCTATTGCTTGATGTTTACAGTGCAGGCGAAGAGCCGATTGTGGGCGCTGATAGTAAGAGTTTATGCCGCAGTTTACGCCAGCGTGGCAAAGAGCCATTGCATGTAGCTTCAAGCTCAGAGCTTGCAGGTGTACTTGCTAACTGTCTGCAAAATAATGATTTAGTACTTACGCAAGGTGCAGGTAACATAGGTCAGTTAGTTAAAAGTTTAGCAGCAACAAATATGTCGATAGAAAAATTAAAGCAAGGTGAAGTATGA
- a CDS encoding D-alanine--D-alanine ligase, which produces MTQVSSQFGKVAVLLGGNSAERDVSLKSGQAVLNALLACGIDAIAFDPQNRSLWELKDLNVDRVFIALHGRGGEDGTVQGALEFMNLPYTGSNVLGSALAMDKIRCKHLFKSAGLSTAPYAVVDAKKGFDAKAIIDEFKKVMVKPSHEGSSIGMAQASSAEELEDALSNAFKFDSQVLVEQWISGREFTITVLGDEVQPVIEMSTPNGFYDYQAKYQSSTTQYHCPADLSQPDTQKLQAMALDAFDLVGASGWGRVDAMQDQQGQFYLLEVNTVPGMTEKSLVPMAAKANGASFEQLVVRILEQTL; this is translated from the coding sequence ATGACACAGGTAAGTTCCCAGTTTGGTAAAGTAGCGGTGCTGCTAGGTGGAAACTCAGCAGAGCGCGACGTGTCATTAAAATCTGGTCAAGCAGTCCTTAATGCACTTCTTGCCTGTGGCATTGATGCGATTGCGTTTGACCCTCAAAATCGTTCATTGTGGGAATTAAAAGACTTAAACGTTGATCGCGTTTTTATTGCGCTGCATGGTCGAGGTGGTGAAGATGGCACAGTACAAGGTGCTTTAGAGTTTATGAACTTGCCTTACACCGGCAGTAATGTACTGGGTTCAGCATTAGCAATGGATAAAATTCGTTGTAAGCACTTGTTTAAATCGGCAGGCTTAAGCACAGCACCTTATGCGGTAGTTGATGCTAAAAAAGGCTTTGATGCTAAAGCAATTATCGATGAGTTTAAAAAAGTGATGGTAAAACCATCGCACGAAGGCTCAAGTATTGGTATGGCACAAGCAAGCTCTGCAGAAGAGCTTGAAGATGCGCTCAGCAATGCATTTAAGTTCGACAGCCAAGTATTGGTAGAGCAGTGGATCTCGGGGCGCGAATTTACAATTACGGTGCTTGGTGATGAAGTACAACCTGTGATTGAAATGAGCACGCCAAATGGTTTTTATGACTACCAAGCTAAATATCAGTCAAGTACGACACAATATCATTGTCCTGCTGATTTATCACAACCGGATACCCAAAAACTACAAGCAATGGCACTCGATGCGTTTGATTTAGTGGGTGCAAGTGGCTGGGGTCGCGTCGATGCAATGCAAGATCAGCAAGGCCAATTTTACTTGTTGGAAGTAAATACAGTGCCAGGCATGACAGAAAAATCATTGGTGCCAATGGCTGCAAAAGCCAATGGGGCAAGTTTTGAGCAATTAGTTGTTCGCATTTTGGAGCAAACCCTTTAA
- a CDS encoding cell division protein FtsQ/DivIB, with protein MHPFLEKAQQLKQQLNWSLIFGVSFFLAVVIGLIEITNGVSHWLVANKDAQIKHLTVLGSPKYTDEKAITTAIKKADLSSFFELNVKHVQHLVQELPWVATVSVRKQWPDTIQVYVVEHQAVAHWNSDLLINQSGDAFEAKSDKLSATLPQLYGPEGSEKEAWVAFKQFDEMLKINALTLTSLALSERFSWQLWLDNGVRLNLGRKDKAKRVQRFIDVYSRIEKRADAQIDAIDLRYDTGLAVSYKPMQEQQL; from the coding sequence ATGCATCCCTTTTTAGAGAAAGCGCAGCAACTAAAACAGCAACTTAACTGGTCGCTGATTTTTGGAGTGAGCTTTTTTCTGGCTGTGGTGATTGGGTTAATTGAAATAACCAATGGGGTTTCCCATTGGTTAGTTGCAAATAAAGATGCGCAAATTAAGCATCTAACGGTGTTGGGGAGTCCCAAATACACTGATGAAAAAGCAATAACTACCGCGATAAAAAAAGCGGATTTAAGTAGCTTTTTTGAGTTAAACGTAAAGCATGTTCAGCATTTAGTGCAAGAACTACCTTGGGTTGCAACGGTATCGGTAAGAAAGCAATGGCCTGATACTATCCAAGTTTACGTGGTAGAGCATCAAGCAGTCGCTCACTGGAACAGTGATTTATTGATTAACCAAAGCGGCGATGCGTTTGAGGCTAAAAGTGATAAGTTAAGTGCCACATTACCCCAGTTATATGGGCCAGAGGGCAGTGAAAAAGAAGCATGGGTAGCGTTTAAACAATTTGATGAAATGCTTAAAATAAATGCACTAACGCTCACTAGCCTTGCGCTATCTGAGCGGTTTTCGTGGCAACTTTGGTTAGATAATGGCGTGCGTTTAAATTTAGGGCGCAAGGATAAAGCCAAGCGTGTACAGCGTTTTATAGACGTTTATTCACGCATAGAAAAACGTGCTGATGCACAAATAGATGCAATTGATTTACGCTACGATACCGGCCTTGCAGTGAGCTATAAGCCAATGCAAGAACAGCAATTATAA
- the ftsA gene encoding cell division protein FtsA, producing MTKSAERNLVIGLDVGTSKVVATVGEITTDNKLSIVGVGSQVSHGMDKGGVNDLNLVSESIRRAIDEAELMADCRISSVYLGISGKHIQCQNESGVVAINNTEVTDEDIENVIHIARSVPISAERKMLHALPQEYSIDMQEGIKNPLGMSGVRMEARAHIITCSNDMAKNIEKCVERCGLEVDQLIFTALASCYSVLTDDEKELGVAVLDIGGGTMDITIYINGALRHSAVIPVAGNQVTGDIAKIFRTPISHAESLKVQYACASSQMASSEDTIEVPSVGGRPARLMSRHTLSEVVEPRFRELFELAMEEIRRSGLEDQIAAGLVITGGTAKMAGAMEVAEDIFQMPVRIGKPIGVVGLTDYVDDPSYATAVGLLQYGRTMQSMNAQKSKADDNNNWWNRITKWFQGEF from the coding sequence ATGACTAAGTCAGCAGAAAGAAACCTAGTGATTGGATTAGACGTAGGCACTTCGAAAGTGGTGGCCACGGTAGGTGAAATCACCACAGATAACAAGCTCAGCATTGTTGGCGTGGGGAGCCAAGTATCTCATGGAATGGATAAAGGCGGCGTTAACGATTTAAATTTAGTGTCTGAGTCTATTCGCCGCGCAATTGATGAAGCCGAATTGATGGCTGATTGTCGTATTAGCTCGGTTTATTTGGGCATTTCTGGCAAACATATTCAATGTCAGAACGAAAGCGGTGTTGTCGCTATTAATAATACTGAAGTAACCGATGAAGACATTGAAAATGTAATCCATATTGCTCGCTCAGTACCAATTTCAGCTGAACGCAAAATGTTGCATGCCTTGCCACAAGAGTACAGCATTGACATGCAAGAGGGGATTAAAAACCCACTTGGCATGAGTGGTGTGCGTATGGAAGCACGTGCGCATATTATTACCTGCTCCAACGATATGGCTAAAAATATAGAAAAATGTGTTGAACGTTGTGGGCTTGAAGTTGACCAACTTATATTCACTGCGCTTGCCTCTTGTTACTCCGTACTGACGGACGATGAAAAAGAGCTAGGTGTTGCGGTGCTAGATATCGGTGGTGGTACTATGGATATCACTATTTATATTAATGGTGCACTGCGTCATTCTGCGGTTATTCCGGTGGCGGGCAACCAAGTAACCGGCGATATTGCAAAAATATTTCGCACACCTATATCACATGCAGAGTCACTCAAAGTACAATATGCCTGTGCAAGTAGCCAAATGGCGAGCAGCGAAGACACGATTGAAGTGCCAAGCGTAGGTGGACGACCAGCAAGACTGATGTCAAGACACACGTTATCAGAAGTGGTTGAGCCACGTTTTAGAGAATTATTTGAACTGGCGATGGAAGAAATTCGTCGCTCAGGATTAGAAGACCAAATTGCAGCAGGTCTCGTCATTACTGGCGGAACTGCTAAAATGGCTGGCGCAATGGAAGTGGCTGAAGATATTTTTCAGATGCCAGTAAGAATAGGTAAACCAATTGGTGTAGTAGGTTTAACTGATTATGTTGATGATCCATCGTACGCAACCGCTGTAGGTTTGTTACAATACGGGCGTACTATGCAGTCGATGAATGCACAAAAGTCGAAAGCGGATGATAATAATAATTGGTGGAATCGCATCACAAAATGGTTTCAAGGCGAGTTTTAG
- the ftsZ gene encoding cell division protein FtsZ, protein MFDIMEQHSEEAVIKVIGVGGGGGNAVEHMVKQQIEGVRFIAANTDAQALRNSAADVTVQLGTQITSGLGAGANPEVGRESAEEDAETIRASLEGADMVFIAAGMGGGTGTGAAPVVAKIAKELGILTVAVVTRPFDFEGKKRAAAAEQGISELSEIVDSLITIPNNKLLKVLGKGTTLLDAFAKANDVLFGAVQGIAELITRSGLINVDFADVRTVMSAMGTAMMGTASASGPDRAQEAAEAAISSPLLEDVDLTGAKGILVNITAGMDIAIEEFEIVGNHVKALASENATVVVGAVIDPEMTDELRVTVVATGLGGDRRPQFGIVDNGFKKASGSDVTSSSTQTSSSMYVPSFASQGTSTTEEPATTSQTESKEQSSTSTSSSSSATNTSSSSANKTDKSEGGDYFDIPAFLRKQAD, encoded by the coding sequence ATGTTTGATATAATGGAACAACACAGCGAAGAAGCTGTAATAAAAGTAATCGGTGTAGGCGGTGGCGGCGGTAACGCAGTTGAGCACATGGTAAAACAACAAATAGAAGGCGTTCGTTTTATCGCAGCCAATACGGATGCGCAAGCATTACGTAATTCAGCCGCTGATGTAACAGTACAATTAGGCACGCAAATAACCTCTGGGTTAGGTGCGGGGGCTAACCCTGAAGTAGGTCGTGAATCGGCTGAAGAAGATGCCGAAACCATTCGTGCTAGCCTTGAAGGTGCCGATATGGTGTTTATTGCGGCAGGTATGGGCGGCGGTACAGGTACCGGTGCTGCGCCAGTCGTGGCTAAAATTGCTAAAGAGCTGGGTATTTTAACTGTTGCTGTGGTAACCCGTCCGTTTGATTTTGAAGGTAAAAAGCGTGCCGCTGCTGCAGAGCAAGGTATTAGCGAATTATCTGAAATTGTGGACTCGTTAATTACTATTCCAAATAACAAGTTACTAAAAGTATTGGGTAAAGGAACAACTTTACTGGATGCATTTGCTAAAGCAAATGACGTATTGTTTGGTGCGGTACAAGGTATTGCTGAGCTAATCACTCGCTCGGGTCTAATTAACGTGGATTTCGCCGACGTACGTACAGTTATGTCTGCAATGGGCACAGCGATGATGGGCACTGCATCTGCGTCGGGTCCTGATCGTGCACAAGAAGCAGCAGAAGCTGCTATTTCAAGCCCGCTTCTAGAAGACGTAGATTTAACCGGTGCTAAAGGCATTTTGGTTAACATTACTGCGGGTATGGATATCGCGATTGAAGAATTTGAAATTGTGGGTAATCACGTTAAGGCGCTAGCGTCTGAAAACGCAACGGTTGTTGTTGGCGCGGTAATTGACCCAGAAATGACGGATGAGCTACGTGTAACCGTGGTTGCAACCGGCTTAGGCGGCGATCGTCGTCCACAGTTTGGTATTGTAGATAACGGTTTCAAAAAAGCGTCAGGCTCTGATGTAACTAGCTCAAGCACACAAACAAGCAGCAGCATGTACGTACCTAGCTTTGCAAGCCAAGGCACAAGCACGACTGAAGAGCCTGCAACGACATCGCAAACTGAATCAAAAGAGCAAAGCAGCACATCGACTAGCTCTTCAAGTTCAGCAACGAATACGTCGTCAAGTAGTGCTAATAAAACAGATAAGTCTGAGGGTGGCGATTATTTCGACATTCCTGCTTTTTTACGTAAACAAGCAGACTAA